Within Longimicrobiaceae bacterium, the genomic segment GCGGAGGAGATACGAATCCGGGTAGATCGGCTTGCCTTCGTGGAGTCTCGCCGAAGCGATCCGGACCATCGGTAGCAGCCCACGCAGTCGGCTTCGTGCCGTCGTGGCCAGCGGCTTTTCGCCTCCAGGGCGATGCTGGCCGCACCGATTCTCACGGATTTCGTACGGCCCGGCGGCCCGGCCGTGAGATCGGCTCGGTGCCGGAGGAGACCCGGTGCGGTGCCCCGTTCATGCTTCTTGCACGCGGGCAGCGCAGCCGGATTCCGCCGTGCAGCCGGCGGCGCCACACCGCAACCGCGAGGCGACTTGCAGACACGCGACATCATCGTGATCGGGGCCTCGATGGGCGGGGTCGATGCGCTCTCCCGGCTGGCGGGCCAGCTCCCGGCAGACCTTCCCGCGTCGGTGCTGGTGGTGCAGCACGTGTCCGAAGACTCGCCGGGGCTCCTGGCGGGCATCCTGGGTGCGCGGGGCGCGCTGCCCGCGTCGCAGGCAGTGGACGGGATGCCGCTGGAGCGCGGCCGCATCTACGTGGCGCCGCCGGGAAGGCACCTGCTGCTGGGCGAGGAAGGCATCCGCGTGACGTTCGGGCCGCGCGAGAACCTCTCCCGGCCCGCCATCGACACCCTGTTCCGCACCGCGGCGGTGAACTACCGCAGCCGGGTGATCGGCGTGGTGCTCACCGGCCTGCTGGCCGACGGCGCGGCGGGGCTGCTGGCGGTGGAGCGCTGCGGCGGCGCGGCCGTGGTGCAGTCGCCGGACGACGCCGAGTACCCGGAGATGCCCCGCAACGCCCTGGCCGCCACGCGGGCCCCGCGGCAGACCACGCTGGCCGGCCTGGGTCCGCTGCTCGTGCGCCTCGCGGCGCAGCCCGCCCCCGAGCCACCGCCCGTGCCCGAGATGCTGCGAATCGAGGCGCGGATCACCGAACGAGCCATGAGCCTTCCGGAGCCGGTTCCCGTCCTCGGCACTCCCACCGGCTTCACCTGTCCGGAGTGCCAGGGCTCCATCCAGGCCATCGACGACGGCGGGCTGGTCCGGTTCCGCTGCCGCGTGGGGCACGCCTACTCGGCGCAGGACTGGCTGGCGGAGAAGGCCACCGCCGTCGAGGACTCGCTGTGGGTGGCATTGCAGACGCTGGAGGAGAGGGCCGACATGCTGGTGTCGATGGCGCGCACCGAGCTGGAGCACGGCCGCGAGCGCTCCGGTGCGAGCTTCGGCGAGCGCGGCAGGGAGACGCGCCTGCACGCCGACCGCCTGCGCGAGCTGCTGAGGCACCTGCCCGAGTAGCGCACGGGGTGCCGCCGGCCGCGGCGGGGGTTATGTTGCGAAGACCGCCAGGGGTGCGCGCGCCACGGCGCCGCCCCGCCGCCACGCCAGCCCGCCCGGTCCATGAGCGACCCAGTCCAGCCGAGCAGCGAGGAACCCGTCGACCCGGAGCTGGCTCCCGCACCCCGCGGCAGGCCCACGGTGGTGGGGATCGGCGCGTCGGCCGGCGGGCTTGCGGCGCTGCGCGAGCTGTTCGCCTGCATCCCGCCGGACAGCGGGCTCGTGTTCGTGGTGGTGGTGCACCTG encodes:
- a CDS encoding chemotaxis protein CheB, which gives rise to MQTRDIIVIGASMGGVDALSRLAGQLPADLPASVLVVQHVSEDSPGLLAGILGARGALPASQAVDGMPLERGRIYVAPPGRHLLLGEEGIRVTFGPRENLSRPAIDTLFRTAAVNYRSRVIGVVLTGLLADGAAGLLAVERCGGAAVVQSPDDAEYPEMPRNALAATRAPRQTTLAGLGPLLVRLAAQPAPEPPPVPEMLRIEARITERAMSLPEPVPVLGTPTGFTCPECQGSIQAIDDGGLVRFRCRVGHAYSAQDWLAEKATAVEDSLWVALQTLEERADMLVSMARTELEHGRERSGASFGERGRETRLHADRLRELLRHLPE